The Gossypium hirsutum isolate 1008001.06 chromosome A13, Gossypium_hirsutum_v2.1, whole genome shotgun sequence nucleotide sequence agttctactcgaaaaaggtcacttttgagggttttgaagcattctaaagtctgTATAAACACCCGAAGAGGCACCTAAAGAAAACACACGGAGTGAGAGGGAaaaaattactcgaagaaagccgattgatccatctcagaagccgaattctccttcaagactgaatatctcctttcaatttccttcagggtttttggatttctttatgttttgttattattattcttctgagatgttatcttttacacatatgaactaaatcccctaaatacctaagggggatgaaacctaagacggatcttattactattttctgaattatatgataaatacttgatttgttcttaattatgtgttcgtaattcttgctttaatattccaggatattgattcaagtgttggtgtgcttattcagaggagcaaaagtccctgtctaagagtatatCTAGTATAATTAAGCGCAGTTGATTGCACCcttagacatagggtgacataaatctgtcggattagggtcaaacctaataaggaaatccatagatcgagttaatgcaacattaagggttttaattagaaagagatttcaattaatcaacctagggttagacgttgttagtcttgagagagataataatataaattagggatttctacggatcaagtcaagtgaataaatcgtctaattcagaatcaaataacaagtgaagtctaggtggattctttcttgggtattgtctaaatcaattagacaaaagtatttccccaatttacttcctgtgcattcttagtttagttaattagtttagataaagcaaatccctttatttttaggctaaataataaaaagaaggttaattctagtacttttagttgctgtgggttcgacattccggtcttgctataaactatactactgttcaataggtgcgcttgcctttatcgtgataatagttagtcttcaagtacgatcaatcataattATAAAACTTACCATGAACATCAAAGCTATAGGTAGTTCTAtgtattgtgtcaaaaagaaaagatatgagtaaaacctataatgagattatttttaaaaaaaactattcttattattgattttcttttaagATTTTAGAGAACTTTAACTGAAACTTATCAATTTTGTCCATTGAGTAGGAAGGAGATGAGAAAAtaatactttaaattattttaattatacttaaataaatttatcagtatttatttttaagtcctcaaaatttttttattttacttattgaTGAGGTGACTGAATATGATTCATTGATAGTGCATAAGACTCATACAATAACGATTCATTAAATATTAtcccttatatttatttattaagttgCATTAAGGATGGCAATGGGGCAAGACGAGGGCAAAGGTGAATGTTGCTAAATCCACCATCGTTCTATAGTTGGCTGTTATGCTCCACTATGGATGTATAACCACCTCTATAGATGTTGCACGCATCCATCCAACTTCACTtcacttcaatttaatttttgctatttatttttaatatttctaatCTTTTTTAAATTCAAGTAAAGATTCAATGATAATTCTTTAAAAGAATTTGaacataaaatatatgattttttttctataatacGTTACTATATTTCTACCCTTCTAATACGTTATATAtaagaataaaatgataatttcatatagTATAGTGAGATGGGACAAAATGAGATAAGACAAGTAATTATTATAACCGTTTCATATCTAaaatcaaaaaaatgaaaatccaCAACACCTTGCTCGGCTGTCATTTTCGAGAAAAAAATATCTTAATTCGAAATTTATTGGATAGTTTAAGTTTTGTGGCATATACATTTTaaccaaagaaaaaaaaccatGCAGTGGGTTATTAATGGAAATCCAACCGATTGCCTGAATCTGAACCATACCCTGAACTTGAAATCGGGCAGGATTTCCTGTTCCACAAACCCAACATGTTGAACCAAAGAATCCAGAACCTTCTCTATTCGGTGTGCAAGTGGTGCTTTGTGGTTTAGACCTTTAAGTCTGCTGCTTTACTACTACCTATTTATTTCAAGTAAAGATGGTGGTTATGTATTTTTATAGATATGTGCAACTAAGGCTTAAACAGCTTATGCCAGCTGCTACCTTCAAAAGGAGAACCTCCCAACTACTCCCTCCAATGCAATCTTAATTATGGGTTTATTTGTCTTTGCACATTATTTGAGTGCAAAAACAAAATGGAAGGCAAAGGATAAGACTgaatatccaaaaaaaaattcacaagaaAATGTAGGTTCCACAAACAACTTTATATCACACATACATGTATTACCAGTTGGTAATCGTAATAAACCAAACAAAAACCCTGTTTTATTGCCTTTGAATTGGACTAGATTTCATTTAATGAAAGAATTCATGGCGATTTCAAAACCTTTCAACTACTTACCACCGGTCCAAGTTGGTGTAAACATTAACTATATCCACCCACCACCTTTCATCCCACATTAATGCATccctctctctctatatatatgtatgtatggtgGTGGTTCTTCACCGTTACACCAGGTCTTTTAATATGGCTAGAAATGAGCAAGATCTGTTGTCAACTGAGATTGTCAACCGTGGGATCGAATCATCGGGACCGAACGCCGGTTCGTTAACGTTCTCGGTTCGGGTTCGAAGACGACTACCTGATTTTCTTCAGTCAGTTAACTTGAAGTATGTGAAGTTAGGGTACCATTATTTGATCAACCATGGTATATATTTGGCTACCATACCTGTTTTGGTACTCGTTTTTAGTGCCGAAGTGGGTAGTCTTAGTAGGGAAGAGCTTTGGAAAAAGCTTTGGGAAGATGCTCGTTATGATCTCGCCACCGTGCTGTCTTTTTTCGCTGTTTTTGTGTTCACCGTTTCCGTTTACTTCATGTCACGCCCTCGTTCCATTTATCTAATTGATTTCGCTTGTTATCGTCCTCACGATGACTTAAAGGTGAAAAATAATGAACAATAATGAACATATGTTCATGCATGCATCTCGTCAACTATATTTCTCTATTTggccttaaatttttttttccatttttaggtGACGAAAGATCAGTTCATTGAGCTTGCAAGAGCATCAGGCAAGTTCGATGAAGCGAGTCTTGAATTCCAGAAAAAGATACTGAAATCTTCAGGGATTGGGGACGAAACATATGTTCCGAAGGTGATTATGTCTAAAGAAAACTGTGCCACAATGAAAGAAGGCCGTCTCGAGGCGTCGACTGTGATGTTTGGTGCCTTGGATGAGCTCTTTGAGAAAACCAGGATCCGACCCAAGGATGTTGGGGTCCTCGTTGTGAACTGTAGCATATTCAACCCGACTCCGTCCCTTTCGGCGATGATCATCAACCATTATAAGATGAGAGGTAATATTTTGAGCTACAACCTCGGCGGGATGGGGTGCAGTGCGGGGATTATTGCGGTGGATTTGGCTCGAGATATGTTGCAAGCTAACCCGAATAACTATGCGGTGGTGGTGAGCACTGAGATGGTGGGTTATAATTGGTACCCTGGACGGGACCGGTCCATGCTTGTTCCGAATTGTTTTTTCAGGATGGGATGCTCCGCTGTGCTTTTGTCTAACCGCCGTCGTGACTACCGCCGTGCTAAGTATCGGCTTGAACACCTTGTACGGACGCATAAAGGTGCCGATGACCGGAGTTTCAGGTTTGTTTCCCTTTTTACCTGTTCATGCGGGATTAATTACAGCTAACGTTACAATGTATAGCTTGGTAGATGGTTAAATAAATGCAAAacaagatataaatattttaatattataattattgtagtaaatataaatataaattaatttaagcaaaattataatataataaaatacattAATAACTACATTGATGAGATCCTTAAATATTTGTGAAATTCATACTTAtatactaattttatttaaagAATTACTTGGAATACTTggagaaaattttaacttttccagtatttattataatataataaatatttttattcaaaatattatttatttttggataaaCATTTGGATCAGGTCAATTTAccaggaagaagatgaacaaggTTTCAAAGGTCTTAAAGTCAGCAAAGACCTAACGGAAATCGGCGGCGACGCCCTCAAAACCAACATCACAACATTGGGTCCACTCGTCCTCCCCTTCTCCGAACAACTCTTCTTCTTCGCCACCCTTATTTGGCGCCATTTCTTCGGCGGCGATAAATCCAAGACCTCCCTATCACCGTCGTCGAAGCCATACATCCCCGACTACAAGCTCGCCTTCGAACACTTCTGCGTCCACGCCGCAAGCAAGACGGTGCTAGACGAGCTGCAAAAGAACTTGGAACTCAGCGAAAACAACATGGAAGCATCGAGGATGACCTTACACCGATTCGGCAACACATCGAGCAGCAGCATATGGTACGAATTGGCTTATTTGGAAGCTAAAGAAAGGGTTAAAAGAGGGGATAGGATCTGGCAAATAGCATTCGGTTCTGGGTTTAAATGCAACAGTGTGGTTTGGCGATCCATGCGTCGTGTGAGGAAGCCTTCAAGGGATAACCCATGGcttgattgcattgatagatacCCTGTGAGAGCTTAGATTTACTTGAATGGCCGCTGGTTGATAATAATTATGATCTTTTTGTGTTTATCATTCTCTAGTTGGTTTATATTTTCAGAAGAAAGGGGGGCGGGAGAACGATTGGAAAATTGTTCTATCTTTGTTTCATGGTTTCTGGAAACTTTTCTCTATGAATTTAATTGTATGAAAAAAGTGTTGAAATTGTGTAGtctaatgtttttatattttaaaagaaagaaatgaagaaaacattgtattgttattttttttattaaatatgttcACATTTTGAAATTAGTAAACcaatattttcaaaattgtttCCACTATGGATTCAATTAGTTTTTAATCGATTTATAtcgaattttgatttaatcactttaaaaatatttttttatttgatatttcgattgatttgatatttaaatttatgttcaaataacattataaaaaactGTTTATTTAATAGttgtataattaaaaaaaatttaattaatttaaacttaacaaaaaaaaattatcaatattaataattaaaggtAAATTCCTAGAAACACAAATATAGGGATTGAATTCTTAATTATCGAAAAGTAGAGACTATATGTATAGTTTAACCTTAATTTTATTGTATGAGGCAATGGGCCTTGAAGATAAACAATTGGGCTCAGTGTGGGTCGGATTAATGGGTACTTATAAACATTTTTGGTAAAACATTTCTATAGTCCCTCTAAATTTTGATATTGAAcaaattgattttattaaaagaaattaaagtaatttaatccttttcaattgattttatttatttattgttgggATAATAGGACTTCATGGTTGCATAATtctagttctaattctaaaaaattaataaatttactctcaatatttacatattctatcaatttagttctgattttagatttattagatatccaatttattattatttttaagaataaaatatttgttgaagacttttttgaaaaacaaaattagaaaACTCTTGAAATTTTATACCATGAAATTCCAACTGAATGATGAAACCAATAATAGTCTCAAAGCATAATCTCATGAATACATTCAACAAATTACATCATAATATGATTGTATGCCAACTTTTGTGGGCTAATCTGCTTAAACAATTCAAATAACAGAACAAATACTCAATGAATACtagaaataacaaaataaaatgaagCAATGTCCTTTTAAACCATTGCTTACAATTCACACCATTGTTTTTTTCATACCGAAGCCTCAATCCTCGGCTCAAACGACAACGCAGACATGAACTCCAACGATTCACCGTTCACCGAGCATTCGGGCAATTCCACCCATCGGTTCGTCACGAAATTGTACAGAACATAGCTGCAAAGCTCAGCAGAGCTTAAGCAGATAAAGATCTGATCACCAGCACCAACACAGTTTATGTCCAACTTCTTGTCGTAAAACTCGTGTGACATTGCAGGCGGCATCGCTGCAATCTGATTCCATGTCTTCGTTTTTGGATCACATTGCCATACCCTAAGGCTAGCACTTTCGAAGAATTCGGATAACACTACGACCAACATCTCTCCTTTACACTCCACCACATCGATGGAGTACTCAGAGAAGACCGGCAACAGTCTTGGGTATTCGGAGAAACACTTTTGGGTAAGATTGCAAGCAATTACTCTGCCTGAGGAGGTGAGGAAATAAACAATCTCTTCACCATCTTTAAGTGTAAACACTGATGAATATTGCTTGGAAGGGCTTCTTTGCATGTTGGTTACCACTACGTTTCCGGCTGTACTAAGGAAGTAAACGGCATCATCATCGTTGTCGTTGGATTTGGTACAATCATCGGCGTTTCTTCTCAACATAATCTCTTCTTCCCAGCAATTGGTAATCGAGTTATAAACTTTAAACGAAAGTTTTGGAAGATCACCAGAGACCAAAACTAGCTTATATGAACCATGGTAGTTGGAATATGCATTCATTGCAATAGCAAGAAGGGACTGACCCGGATCCACAGGAGGCAGTTCGCGACAAGATCCAGTCACGGGATTGCATACGATGTAACCACCAGACATGTTTCTAAAACAAACGAGGCCACCGGACGCTGCAACCGGGATGGAGTCGCGGTTATGATCACGCAATAGTAGAGACGGATGGTTGAGTCTTTTCCAACTACTCTTGGCGGAATCAAAGACAATCGATCGATTAAGATCGGCGTCCACCATGTAAAACCATGGATCCCTTGAAGGAATCCTTGAGCAAGCAAGCTTGAAACTTTGAGAATCCGCCATTGATTTCCATCTCTTGCACACTGAACCGAGGCGAAACAACGTTGAAGTTGGCAGCCATGAGAGTACCCTTTCTAAAAGGTCTTCATTAAGCTCATCCAAGGACCCTTCTTCAACTAACTTTCTCTTCTTTGAAATGCAGCCATTACcaatctccattatttcagaaAATTAACTGCAATCAACAATAGATTATCAAATTATACCATTAAACAAAGGAAtcaaaagcaaaaaaagaaaagttcCCCTAATCAATCACCATTTTTAGAGAATAAATGTAACAAGGCAAATGAGGGCTTGAATAAtcacatcattaattataaagaTTAGGCAAAATTTGACAACCTAACTAACACGTTAGCCATTAAAGGTCCATACACATGATAAAAAGCACTAAGAGACTCTAGTTTGTTCCTATTTTCTCGTATTAAAACCGAAAATTTAGTTCCTATCAAAAAGTTACTGTAATGAAGCGCTAAAAATAGTGCTAACATTAAAGAAGTGATAACAACAACACCATACCACTTGGGTAAGAACAAAAAAAGACCATAAAAAAGTCATTGTTTCAAAGCTCCACTTGATTTTCACTtctaaattcttgaaaagaagATTGGGTATCCATCAATTGAAGTGGGAAAActcaaaaaactaaaaaaaaaaaagtttttttctttaaattgtaACAAAAGATAAAACGTAACCCATTAAAGAAATAAGGTTGGAATGAGAGGGGAAGTACCTGAGATGAGAGTGTAAGAGAGATTGCAAGCGGGTGGAAGGAGAGCATTAAGTGAACCTTGGTGTGACTTTTGTGGGTTTTAAAGAGTTGAAACAGACCCTAAAGCAAAGCCTAAAAAAGAGAAAGCAACAGTAAAGATAAACAAAGTAAAAGGGGGTATTTTTAGAGGGAGGGGAGGGGAGGAAACTTCCTTTGAGGGGGTGGCTGTTGCTCTTTTTGTAAGCGTTGACACACTATAAGACAAGGAGCGAGCATAACGAAGCAAagcaaagattttttttatacttttaaccAAAGAAACAGAAGTGAAAGTGAAGCCTCACTCACCTCACACACATACATACACACGGGTAAAGAGATAAAGAGAGAGACagcaaatgaaacaaaaaaaatttctaggttaaattATCTTGAttaagtccttatactttaatttaattgtttttaattcatatatttttaaatttttaaattctagtCCTAATTAACTAAAACTGATGGAATTGGAAGGTAaaaactaaatctacaactttataTGCATGACCACAATTACAGATTTTAATCAAAGCGGATTTAATCACTAACATTTGGGTCAAAACTCAAATTCTAAAGTTCAAAAAAGTATGGGACTAAAACTGGCCAATTCTAAAAGAACAAAAACTAAATctataattcatacataatacaaggactaatagcaaaatttaaccaaaaatctAGTAGAAGTTGACTCTTGGAACTGGACAGTGCATTAGATTCTGGGTTAGGGCCAACCAACCTatgaacttgaaaagaaaagaaaaaaagcagGAGGATTTGGATTGAGCTGTTTTCTTTGAACTTTAAgcataaaagaaagagaaaacacaCGTAGGTTTAGGGTTGAGTAAAAGAGAAGgaaggagaaaaaaaaattggggtTTGGGCATTTCCATGTCAAAGCCTGACTCAAGAGCCTCTCTCGGCTGCATTGCTGACCTTTGTAAAGCAAAAGCATAGAAAGAAAGATACTTTGGTGTAGCGTTttgctttcttttgtttttcgCCTTCCTCGTTGAGGAATCTCTTTTggttctttttttctctctttctttctttctttctttcttttcttttcttttcttttcttttcatttttctgtaTTAAAAGTCAAAATGTTCCCCAGAAACAAGAATCCATTCATATATCCATGAAACCCTACTGATAATAATGAAATCAACCATTAAGCTAAAAACTATCAAACAATCACCGGTGAGGGATTGAAGTAATAGATATTATGTATGGATTCAAGTATCTGAGCCTAGTGTAACAACAATGACGACGAGATTAAATAcgataaaatagtataaatttatgttgtaattatgaGTGTATTAGaagaattgattaattttttaataattatttgaatgtgGTTATTGGAACtgtaactaaaaagaaaaaaaggaaagaagaaaagccGTTAATTACGTTTGTTTCCTTTGTTTAGGCATTGCGTTTTTCAAAGAGACACGGATTGCGATGCTTATATGTTACATGGTCGGGTCAGCCTgctttcttctatttagcccatTTTCCTGGCCCCCTCCatcttatcatatcatttaccaacaaaaatttaatatttaatatttttaaaatatcgatagagtcttagttcgattaatatgagtattattgtcaatataaaaatacatgaatttgagtgcattaaaacacattatctttttatttatgggttggaaAGGAGTTATGGGTAGTTTTAGATATTGTTTAAAAAAACACACTGATgtaatcaaaacttataattagattgttaaaaaaattaatttttcatttaaaaatctgAATTCAATCATTAATATTAGTagtatcttttaaaaaaatttatcaacttaATATATTAATTAGGTTACCTTTATATGACCTAATATgtaattgatgaaaaataaaacatgttGAAGTTGATAAATTCTTATGGAAATTACCAATGATGATGATAATTGTATtaggattttaaaatttaaagtttacagtacttgaattttataatttttaaaatataaggattaaatcttaAGTTTTGTAGAAGTATAaggactaacaacatattttaaccacgtatatataaattttaagttgCCAATGAGGTGTTTGTACTACAGGGAAAGTTTAAGGCTAAGGACTTAAATcctaaattattttgatttaatactatTTATTCTCATATGTTTTGCTTTTAATTGTATCTATACttgtaaagttaaaaaaaaaatttagtaatgtctttttttttttgcaatattAAGGATAGGAGATAAGAAAAATATGGTTTAAACCCGTATTAAATGGGTGTCTGACAAAAAATTTAATCAATCTTTTATTCAAATCAAAACAAATGTTAATAATGTTCTAATATAATTTGTCAATAATTGCATTTATGATATATGTAATGTTTTGAATGGAGATGCTATATTAATCACACAAAATAACTTAAATTCATTTGCAAAAAAGGATTCCCTGATCGGTGTGAATGGGTCGAGTTGGTTTGGTTTCAGGCTGAGTCCAACCAAATTTTTTAACTCATTTGTTAGACCCAAATTTAGTCCAttcaataaaataagagttatgcaatatctaaataataacaataaaatagtaataatataatagtgaaatagtaataaaataatgacaaaacaacaagaaaatagcagtaaaataataaaatggagcAAGAAaacaacagttttttttttttgtaaattagcGTTGAGCTGAGCTCAAGCTAAAAAAATCTTATCCAATACCTGATCCGTTTTTTaaatatactttattttttatctaattttatttttcgaatttatatttttattcaaactttCTCTTATTTTAAACAATCTTACTGACAGTTATAAAGTTAACCCATAACTTATAGTCTTTTGCAGGCCTGAGTCCAATAAAAGAACAGTTGAAGGTTGAAACAGGGAAAGGAATAATTGAACAGAAAGCTATCCATGATCATTTGATATTACAGGGAATTCTACCTCAAACCAATACCAAAGCAACAAATATTAGACCAGTTGTTAAACAAAGGCTGAatccgaacaaaattttaaaGGATAAGAAAAAGACCTTTTTTCATGATCAAACCAGACAATGATGCGTAGTCCTTGTTGGAAAGTTTTTACAAACATTCCTTCCATGTTGGTTTTCGACATTTGTCTCAAAATATTACACACACGTAATGTTTCTTCCAACATCTTCACACTCTATACCTTTCGTGATTTGCATTTtctctttatatattatttaaattgatgaTTCAAACTTGGGTTTTTGCATTTGGAATCCAGTTCCTTCCCCTTTTCTTATCCCTCTCGTAAAAGCACATTTTTCCTCAAcccttcatatatatatatatgtggctttaaACTTCAAAACCAGACATCCAAGAACAActcaactttttccttttttcagaCAGTGATTGCTGTTTAAAAAGAATGGGTGAAATTCGTTTGTTTTGGTTATTGTTTGTTTGGGTGTTGGGAATTGAGAGGGGTGTATCTGGTTTGGCCTGCAACTGGGGGTTGCAATCGACTCATCCATTGCCGCCTAACATAGTGGTGAAGCTACTTAAAGACAATGGATTCGATAAAGTGAAGCTGTTTGAAGCTGATCCAGGTGCACTTAAGGCACTTGGGAAATCAGGAATTCAGGTTATGGTGGGGATACCGAATGATATGTTGGCATCGCTTGCTGGAAGTGCTGGAAATGCTGAAGCTTGGGTTCAACAAAATGTTTCTAATTATGTTTCCAAATATGGAACTGATATAAGGTGAAAACCTCTCTTCTTTCCTATGTTtattttttgggttaatttcgTTATATGTTCTTGAAATataggttaaattttaaattgatccttaaattttaaaatattctggTTGAATCTTCAAATTAAAGTGTTTTCTATTAGGTCCTTCCATCGGTTTAGAACTTTTGCGTTTAAGCTGACATTttactaataaaatttttttgattggAATGATATTTTAGTTCAAGGATTCAATTaaaaccttttaaaatttaagatcaaTATagaatttcttttataatttatggATGTTTGGtggaattaaaaaaatctaagaattCGATACCCAATAGTTACATTTAGTGATCAAATATGCCGAAATGACCCAacagaaaaattttaattataaaaatatatacaatttttaattCTATACCTAAGAAAGAAGTGAATTTTTGAggtatttattttgaaaaaaagattaggtaaactattaaaacagtcacttttgtttacctcatgttatattttagtcatttatatttgaagCACTATGTTTTACTCACTTacgttaacgtgttgtaacattttagtcactgagccgttaattgtcatTAACAATGCAATAGTAAGTTGACGTGACAcgttaaataatcatttcaaataaaaattttaggttaaattatataattggttcttatatcttttcgttttgagtaatttaatttttttcttttatgttttttttaattttccttttttttccataATCTTCTGATGCTTCCTCTGTTTTTctcccttctccatctcttttaatgtagtttttttatattttccatttgttaaaactaaaggggaagaagaaaaaaaataaagaaataaaaagaaaaaattaaattgttccaaAAAAAGTATAGGTTTTAACAATTGAAAAACAttgaaaaactaaattaaaagagacggagaaaggaggaaaacaaatataaaagaaaaaaattaaatttgctcaaaacgaaaaaatatggagaccaattgtataatttaacttaaaatttttgtttaaaatgattatttaacgTGTCATGTCAACTTACTATTGCATTGTTAATGACAATTAacggcttagtgactaaaatgttacaacacgttaacgtaagtgattaaaatgtaacatttcaagcataagtgactaaaatgtaatctgagttaaacaaaagtgactattttgatagtttatccaaattatgtgtatttgttttagtttaatttagaaGGTGAATCGAGAATGGGATTTGTGATTTTTCAGGGTTGTAGCCATTGGCAATGAACCTTTTCTTCATTCTTACAAAGATATGTTCACCCAAACAACATTACCAGCCCTTCAAAACATTCAAGCAGCTCTGGCCAAAGCTGGCCTAGGCAAGAAGGTGAAGACAACAGTACCTTTAAACGCGGATGTCTACCAGACCGACAGTGGCTTACCGTCCGGTGGTGATTTTCGACCCGATGTCCGTGACCTAATGCTTAAGATCATCAAGTTCATTCAAGACAATGGTGGCATTCTCACAATTAATATCTACCCTTTTCTTAGTCTCCAAGCTGACCCCAATTTCCCTAAAGAATTTGCTTTCTTTGACAACAAGGCTAATCCCGTCGTCGATGGTCCCATTGTTTACACCAATGTTTATGATGCCAACTTCGATACCCTCATTTCGGCTCTCGAAAAGAATGGATTCGGACAAATGCCGGTTGTCATTGGGGAAGTAGGTTGGCCAACTGACTGTGACCCTAACGCGAACATAGACAACGCCCGCAGGTTCAACCAAGGCCTTCTCGACCGTATCATTCGAGGCCAAGGCACCCCAAAACGTCGTGCCCCACCTGACGTG carries:
- the LOC107893384 gene encoding F-box only protein 13: MEIGNGCISKKRKLVEEGSLDELNEDLLERVLSWLPTSTLFRLGSVCKRWKSMADSQSFKLACSRIPSRDPWFYMVDADLNRSIVFDSAKSSWKRLNHPSLLLRDHNRDSIPVAASGGLVCFRNMSGGYIVCNPVTGSCRELPPVDPGQSLLAIAMNAYSNYHGSYKLVLVSGDLPKLSFKVYNSITNCWEEEIMLRRNADDCTKSNDNDDDAVYFLSTAGNVVVTNMQRSPSKQYSSVFTLKDGEEIVYFLTSSGRVIACNLTQKCFSEYPRLLPVFSEYSIDVVECKGEMLVVVLSEFFESASLRVWQCDPKTKTWNQIAAMPPAMSHEFYDKKLDINCVGAGDQIFICLSSAELCSYVLYNFVTNRWVELPECSVNGESLEFMSALSFEPRIEASV
- the LOC121212569 gene encoding glucan endo-1,3-beta-glucosidase 5; this encodes MGEIRLFWLLFVWVLGIERGVSGLACNWGLQSTHPLPPNIVVKLLKDNGFDKVKLFEADPGALKALGKSGIQVMVGIPNDMLASLAGSAGNAEAWVQQNVSNYVSKYGTDIRVVAIGNEPFLHSYKDMFTQTTLPALQNIQAALAKAGLGKKVKTTVPLNADVYQTDSGLPSGGDFRPDVRDLMLKIIKFIQDNGGILTINIYPFLSLQADPNFPKEFAFFDNKANPVVDGPIVYTNVYDANFDTLISALEKNGFGQMPVVIGEVGWPTDCDPNANIDNARRFNQGLLDRIIRGQGTPKRRAPPDVYIFSLIDEDNKSVEPGNFERHWGIFNYDGSIKYPLDLGKGKALAPAKGVKYLARQWCVLSPSAGVSDPNALAQSISQACQYADCTSIGPGSSCSNLDPQRNASYAFNMYYQTMDQRKDACSFNNLSTVTTVDPSQPPCRFEIMIDIGKHELSLSNKVPAAGFGSLLLVSLMLVLGLANGVH
- the LOC107893385 gene encoding 3-ketoacyl-CoA synthase 10-like yields the protein MARNEQDLLSTEIVNRGIESSGPNAGSLTFSVRVRRRLPDFLQSVNLKYVKLGYHYLINHGIYLATIPVLVLVFSAEVGSLSREELWKKLWEDARYDLATVLSFFAVFVFTVSVYFMSRPRSIYLIDFACYRPHDDLKVTKDQFIELARASGKFDEASLEFQKKILKSSGIGDETYVPKVIMSKENCATMKEGRLEASTVMFGALDELFEKTRIRPKDVGVLVVNCSIFNPTPSLSAMIINHYKMRGNILSYNLGGMGCSAGIIAVDLARDMLQANPNNYAVVVSTEMVGYNWYPGRDRSMLVPNCFFRMGCSAVLLSNRRRDYRRAKYRLEHLVRTHKGADDRSFRSIYQEEDEQGFKGLKVSKDLTEIGGDALKTNITTLGPLVLPFSEQLFFFATLIWRHFFGGDKSKTSLSPSSKPYIPDYKLAFEHFCVHAASKTVLDELQKNLELSENNMEASRMTLHRFGNTSSSSIWYELAYLEAKERVKRGDRIWQIAFGSGFKCNSVVWRSMRRVRKPSRDNPWLDCIDRYPVRA